In the genome of Phlebotomus papatasi isolate M1 chromosome 2, Ppap_2.1, whole genome shotgun sequence, one region contains:
- the LOC129801281 gene encoding probable 3',5'-cyclic phosphodiesterase pde-5 isoform X2, which translates to MATMSSRYRRRNTGGNTKVNGVSPSGTDDPMQEQVLNYLRNHPDFLEHYVMEEVEIEQLERWMIRRIQRSKKQPQQQQARKTSLSRWRFCVHADKRQMLQDLTHSLQLRPTRSHVLWELGSCISSAVGADGFRLYLADPGSPDVLSLYLGHETLAEDGEPQLHKVKSGLTVPTYVARTREPVRLSRGDIDARFPEGITNKDTAHILCQAVVQPDGQLVAVLELWRREHGAPFHEEDEEIAYSYLVWGAIAIHYAHLFLNMNKQRRLNDFLLAVVKSIFQDMVSMDMLVMKVMNFAQRLVDADRASLFLVDAKSKELYATIFDVGNNGGRLESGEEPRVPSSPKEIRFPLGTGIAGQVALTGEVLNITDAYADQRFNRSIDQLTGYRTESILCMPIFIRGNIIGVVQMVNKHSGYFTKEDEEAFETFAVYCGLALHHAKLYDKIRRSEQKYRVALEVLSYHNTCTEEEVTQCIDREEETRSEILQNYYFSAFEFDDFHKVQFAISMFTDLFGLNRFDKLSLIRFTLTVKKNYRRVPYHNWTHGFSVANTMYSILKRSKGVFKSTECLALFIGSLCHDLDHRGKNNKFMLDTESPLAAMYSTSTMEHHHFNQTVAILQQEGHNIFGKLSNTEYKQVLGLVKHCILATDLALFFPNKAKLSQLVAEDKFSWSILEHRLLIQAIAMTASDLSASAKPWDIQVETVKVIFEEFYQQGDAERAAGRQPMAMMDRNKPDEQANSQVGFITGICIPCYSLLQHLIPDTQPLLDMCQQNLDRWQKLADEVRQGKSINVLQLNRD; encoded by the exons GAAATACCAAAGTAAATGGAGTTTCACCATCAGGAACAGATGATCCGATGCAGGAGCAAGTCCTTAATTATCTCAGAAATCATCCAGATTTTTTGGAACACTATGTCATGGAAGAGGTGGAAATTGAGCAGCTGGAGCGATGGATGATTCGTCGAATTCAGCGCTCAAAGAAACAACCACAGCAACAACAAGCCCGCAAAACCAGTCTCTCCCG ATGGCGATTTTGTGTGCATGCCGATAAAAGGCAGATGCTTCAAGACCTAACACATTCACTCCAGCTTCGCCCTACGCGATCCCATGTTTTGTGGGAGTTGGGTTCTTGCATTTCAAGTGCCGTAGGCGCTGATGGTTTCAGACTGTATCTCGCGGACCCAGGAAGTCCAGATGTACTTAGCCTGTATCTCGGCCATGAAACTCTGGCTGAGGACGGAGAACCACAACTGCACAAAGTTAAATCTGGCCTCACAGTACCCACCTACGTGGCTAGGACCCGGGAACCCGTGCGTCTTTCACGTGGGGACATAGATGCTAGATTTCCCGAAGGAATTACCAACAAAGACACCGCACACATTCTCTGCCAGGCTGTGGTACAGCCAGATGGGCAGCTTGTAGCTGTTTTAGAGCTTTGGCGGCGTGAACATGGGGCACCATTCCATGAGGAGGATGAGGAGATTGCTTATAGTTATTTGGTTTGGGGAGCTATCGCCATTCACTACGCCCATCTATTCTTAAATATGAACAAACAGCGGAGGCTCAATGACTTCCTCCTTGCCGTTGTCAAATCCATCTTTCAG gacATGGTGAGCATGGACATGTTAGTTATGAAGGTGATGAACTTTGCTCAGCGTCTCGTGGACGCAGACAGGGCATCCCTATTCCTGGTGGATGCCAAAAGTAAGGAACTGTATGCCACAATTTTCGATGTGGGCAATAATGGAGGGAGATTGGAAAGCGGAGAGGAGCCTCGAGTACCAAGTAGCCCCAAAGAAATTCGTTTCCCACTTGGCACGGGTATTGCTGGTCAAGTGGCACTAACAGGAGAAGTTCTCAATATTACAGATGCGTATGCAGATCAGCGCTTCAATCGATCAATTGACCAACTAACTGGTTATCGAACGGAATCTATTCTCTGCATGCCCATCTTCATTCGTGGCAATATCATTGGAGTAGTACAGATGGTTAATAAACATTCAGGCTACTTCACCAAAGAGGACGAGGAAGCTTTTGAGACTTTTGCTGTATATTGCGGCTTAGCTCTGCATCATGCCAAGCTTTATGACAAGATTAGGCGTTCAGAGCAAAAATACCGCGTGGCACTGGAAGTCCTAAGCTATCACAATACGTGCACAGAAGAGGAAGTGACTCAGTGCATTGACCGAGAAGAAGAAACACGATCTGAGATTCTACAGAACTATTACTTCAGCGCCTTTGAATTTGATGACTTCCACAAAGTACAGTTTGCCATTAGCATGTTCACGGATCTCTTTGGGCTGAATCGTTTTGACAAACTAAGTCTTATTCGATTTACGCTCACCGTGAAAAAGAATTACCGTCGAGTACCCTATCACAATTGGACACATGGCTTTTCAGTTGCAAACACAATGTACAGCATATTGAAGCGCTCAAAGGGTGTCTTCAAATCCACTGAA tGTTTAGCCCTTTTTATTGGATCCTTGTGTCATGATCTGGATCATCGTGGGAAAAACAACAAGTTCATGTTGGACACTGAGTCTCCATTGGCAGCTATGTACAGCACATCGACTATGGAGCATCATCACTTTAACCAGACCGTGGCAATTCTGCAGCAAGAGGGCCACAACATCTTCGGAAAGCTCTCCAACACGGAGTACAAGCAAGTTCTGGGCCTCGTCAAACATTGCATCCTTGCGACGGATCTGGCTCTCTTTTTCCCCAACAAAGCCAAGTTATCCCAATTGGTGGCTGAGGACAAGTTTTCCTGGAGTATCCTCGAGCACCGACTCCTCATTCAGGCCATTGCCATGACGGCCAGTGACCTTTCGGCTTCGGCTAAACCCTGGGACATCCAAGTGGAGACCGTTAAGGTCATCTTCGAGGAATTCTACCAACAAGGCGATGCCGAACGTGCTGCCGGTCGCCAACCAATGGCCATGATGGATCGCAATAAACCCGACGAACAAGCCAATTCTCAAGTGGGCTTCATTACGGGCATTTGCATCCCATGCTATTCCCTCCTGCAGCACCTCATCCCCGACACACAGCCCCTCCTTGACATGTGTCAGCAAAACCTTGACAGGTGGCAAAAGCTCGCAGACGAGGTGCGTCAGGGCAAGTCTATCAACGTCTTGCAACTCAATCGCGATTAG
- the LOC129801281 gene encoding probable 3',5'-cyclic phosphodiesterase pde-5 isoform X1: protein MDVTAMWSTLTERVINLWKNRAPCNMARNTKVNGVSPSGTDDPMQEQVLNYLRNHPDFLEHYVMEEVEIEQLERWMIRRIQRSKKQPQQQQARKTSLSRWRFCVHADKRQMLQDLTHSLQLRPTRSHVLWELGSCISSAVGADGFRLYLADPGSPDVLSLYLGHETLAEDGEPQLHKVKSGLTVPTYVARTREPVRLSRGDIDARFPEGITNKDTAHILCQAVVQPDGQLVAVLELWRREHGAPFHEEDEEIAYSYLVWGAIAIHYAHLFLNMNKQRRLNDFLLAVVKSIFQDMVSMDMLVMKVMNFAQRLVDADRASLFLVDAKSKELYATIFDVGNNGGRLESGEEPRVPSSPKEIRFPLGTGIAGQVALTGEVLNITDAYADQRFNRSIDQLTGYRTESILCMPIFIRGNIIGVVQMVNKHSGYFTKEDEEAFETFAVYCGLALHHAKLYDKIRRSEQKYRVALEVLSYHNTCTEEEVTQCIDREEETRSEILQNYYFSAFEFDDFHKVQFAISMFTDLFGLNRFDKLSLIRFTLTVKKNYRRVPYHNWTHGFSVANTMYSILKRSKGVFKSTECLALFIGSLCHDLDHRGKNNKFMLDTESPLAAMYSTSTMEHHHFNQTVAILQQEGHNIFGKLSNTEYKQVLGLVKHCILATDLALFFPNKAKLSQLVAEDKFSWSILEHRLLIQAIAMTASDLSASAKPWDIQVETVKVIFEEFYQQGDAERAAGRQPMAMMDRNKPDEQANSQVGFITGICIPCYSLLQHLIPDTQPLLDMCQQNLDRWQKLADEVRQGKSINVLQLNRD from the exons ATGGATGTAACGGCAATGTGGAGCACCTTAACTGAGCGAGTgataaatttgtggaaaaatcgAGCACCATGCAATATGGCCA GAAATACCAAAGTAAATGGAGTTTCACCATCAGGAACAGATGATCCGATGCAGGAGCAAGTCCTTAATTATCTCAGAAATCATCCAGATTTTTTGGAACACTATGTCATGGAAGAGGTGGAAATTGAGCAGCTGGAGCGATGGATGATTCGTCGAATTCAGCGCTCAAAGAAACAACCACAGCAACAACAAGCCCGCAAAACCAGTCTCTCCCG ATGGCGATTTTGTGTGCATGCCGATAAAAGGCAGATGCTTCAAGACCTAACACATTCACTCCAGCTTCGCCCTACGCGATCCCATGTTTTGTGGGAGTTGGGTTCTTGCATTTCAAGTGCCGTAGGCGCTGATGGTTTCAGACTGTATCTCGCGGACCCAGGAAGTCCAGATGTACTTAGCCTGTATCTCGGCCATGAAACTCTGGCTGAGGACGGAGAACCACAACTGCACAAAGTTAAATCTGGCCTCACAGTACCCACCTACGTGGCTAGGACCCGGGAACCCGTGCGTCTTTCACGTGGGGACATAGATGCTAGATTTCCCGAAGGAATTACCAACAAAGACACCGCACACATTCTCTGCCAGGCTGTGGTACAGCCAGATGGGCAGCTTGTAGCTGTTTTAGAGCTTTGGCGGCGTGAACATGGGGCACCATTCCATGAGGAGGATGAGGAGATTGCTTATAGTTATTTGGTTTGGGGAGCTATCGCCATTCACTACGCCCATCTATTCTTAAATATGAACAAACAGCGGAGGCTCAATGACTTCCTCCTTGCCGTTGTCAAATCCATCTTTCAG gacATGGTGAGCATGGACATGTTAGTTATGAAGGTGATGAACTTTGCTCAGCGTCTCGTGGACGCAGACAGGGCATCCCTATTCCTGGTGGATGCCAAAAGTAAGGAACTGTATGCCACAATTTTCGATGTGGGCAATAATGGAGGGAGATTGGAAAGCGGAGAGGAGCCTCGAGTACCAAGTAGCCCCAAAGAAATTCGTTTCCCACTTGGCACGGGTATTGCTGGTCAAGTGGCACTAACAGGAGAAGTTCTCAATATTACAGATGCGTATGCAGATCAGCGCTTCAATCGATCAATTGACCAACTAACTGGTTATCGAACGGAATCTATTCTCTGCATGCCCATCTTCATTCGTGGCAATATCATTGGAGTAGTACAGATGGTTAATAAACATTCAGGCTACTTCACCAAAGAGGACGAGGAAGCTTTTGAGACTTTTGCTGTATATTGCGGCTTAGCTCTGCATCATGCCAAGCTTTATGACAAGATTAGGCGTTCAGAGCAAAAATACCGCGTGGCACTGGAAGTCCTAAGCTATCACAATACGTGCACAGAAGAGGAAGTGACTCAGTGCATTGACCGAGAAGAAGAAACACGATCTGAGATTCTACAGAACTATTACTTCAGCGCCTTTGAATTTGATGACTTCCACAAAGTACAGTTTGCCATTAGCATGTTCACGGATCTCTTTGGGCTGAATCGTTTTGACAAACTAAGTCTTATTCGATTTACGCTCACCGTGAAAAAGAATTACCGTCGAGTACCCTATCACAATTGGACACATGGCTTTTCAGTTGCAAACACAATGTACAGCATATTGAAGCGCTCAAAGGGTGTCTTCAAATCCACTGAA tGTTTAGCCCTTTTTATTGGATCCTTGTGTCATGATCTGGATCATCGTGGGAAAAACAACAAGTTCATGTTGGACACTGAGTCTCCATTGGCAGCTATGTACAGCACATCGACTATGGAGCATCATCACTTTAACCAGACCGTGGCAATTCTGCAGCAAGAGGGCCACAACATCTTCGGAAAGCTCTCCAACACGGAGTACAAGCAAGTTCTGGGCCTCGTCAAACATTGCATCCTTGCGACGGATCTGGCTCTCTTTTTCCCCAACAAAGCCAAGTTATCCCAATTGGTGGCTGAGGACAAGTTTTCCTGGAGTATCCTCGAGCACCGACTCCTCATTCAGGCCATTGCCATGACGGCCAGTGACCTTTCGGCTTCGGCTAAACCCTGGGACATCCAAGTGGAGACCGTTAAGGTCATCTTCGAGGAATTCTACCAACAAGGCGATGCCGAACGTGCTGCCGGTCGCCAACCAATGGCCATGATGGATCGCAATAAACCCGACGAACAAGCCAATTCTCAAGTGGGCTTCATTACGGGCATTTGCATCCCATGCTATTCCCTCCTGCAGCACCTCATCCCCGACACACAGCCCCTCCTTGACATGTGTCAGCAAAACCTTGACAGGTGGCAAAAGCTCGCAGACGAGGTGCGTCAGGGCAAGTCTATCAACGTCTTGCAACTCAATCGCGATTAG